One genomic region from Prevotella sp. Rep29 encodes:
- a CDS encoding sodium-translocating pyrophosphatase — MNNIPFVFWLIPIASIVALGMAWYFFKSMIKADEGTPRMREIAKYVRDGAMAYLKQQYKVVGIVFVVLCALFAFMAYVLHVQNPWVPFAFLTGGLFSGLAGFFGMKTATYASARTANAARKSLDAGLKIAFRSGAVMGLTVVGLGLLDIAIWFVVLSALTDESLIAITTTMLTFGMGASTQALFARVGGGIYTKAADVGADIVGKVEADIPEDDPRNPATIADNVGDNVGDVAGMGADLYESYCGSILSTAALGAAAYAAAGGETQLKAVIAPMLIASVGVFLSLLGIFLVRTKEGATMRDLLRSLSLGTNISAVLIAIATFAILYLLDVNNWLGLSFSVISGLAAGVIIGQATEYYTSHSYKPTQKISEAGLTGAATVIIKGIGTGMISTCIPVITIGVAIMLSYLCANGFDLSMSSASLSHGLYGVGIAAVGMLSTLGITLATDAYGPIADNAGGNAEMSELGEEVRHRTDALDALGNTTAATGKGFAIGSAALTALALLASYIEEIKIAMERAGTMMTNVAGDTISAAEATIPDFMNFFQVNLMNPKVLVGAFIGAMAAFLFCGLTMEAVGRAAQKMVVEVRRQFKEIAGILEGKATPDYGRCVEISTRAAQQEMIFPSILAIIIPIIVGCVLGVAGVLGLLVGGLAGGFTLAVFMANAGGAWDNAKKNIEEGNFGGKGSFAHKATIVGDTVGDPFKDTSGPSLNILIKLMSMVSIVMAGLTVAFM, encoded by the coding sequence ATGAACAACATTCCATTTGTTTTTTGGCTCATACCCATTGCATCTATCGTGGCTTTGGGCATGGCATGGTATTTCTTCAAATCCATGATTAAGGCGGATGAAGGTACACCCCGCATGCGTGAAATCGCAAAATACGTCCGTGACGGTGCGATGGCTTACTTGAAGCAACAGTACAAGGTGGTCGGCATTGTCTTCGTGGTGCTCTGCGCCTTGTTCGCATTCATGGCGTATGTGCTGCACGTGCAGAACCCATGGGTTCCGTTCGCATTCCTCACTGGCGGTCTTTTCTCCGGATTAGCCGGCTTCTTCGGCATGAAGACAGCGACTTATGCGTCTGCCCGCACAGCCAATGCAGCCCGCAAGAGCCTCGATGCCGGTCTGAAAATTGCTTTCCGCTCGGGTGCCGTAATGGGACTTACCGTCGTTGGACTCGGATTGCTCGACATCGCCATCTGGTTCGTAGTGCTGAGTGCACTTACCGATGAGAGCCTGATTGCCATCACCACAACGATGCTTACCTTCGGTATGGGTGCATCAACCCAAGCGCTGTTTGCACGCGTGGGCGGTGGTATCTACACGAAGGCTGCCGATGTGGGAGCCGACATCGTGGGCAAAGTGGAAGCCGACATTCCCGAGGATGATCCCCGCAATCCGGCAACCATTGCTGACAACGTAGGCGACAACGTAGGCGACGTGGCTGGCATGGGCGCCGACCTGTACGAGAGCTATTGCGGAAGTATTCTTTCGACGGCTGCACTCGGTGCTGCTGCCTATGCTGCTGCCGGTGGCGAGACGCAGTTGAAGGCGGTCATCGCCCCAATGCTGATTGCTTCTGTTGGCGTATTCCTCTCGCTGTTGGGCATCTTCCTCGTACGCACAAAAGAGGGTGCTACCATGCGCGATTTGCTTCGCTCGCTGTCGCTCGGCACGAACATCAGCGCCGTACTGATTGCCATTGCAACATTTGCCATTCTTTATCTGCTGGACGTGAACAACTGGCTTGGCTTGTCATTCTCCGTCATCAGCGGTTTGGCTGCCGGCGTGATTATCGGACAGGCAACGGAATATTACACATCCCACAGCTATAAACCGACCCAGAAGATTTCCGAAGCCGGACTGACCGGTGCTGCTACGGTTATCATCAAGGGTATCGGAACGGGTATGATTTCCACTTGCATCCCTGTCATAACTATCGGTGTTGCCATCATGCTCAGTTATCTGTGCGCCAACGGTTTCGACCTCTCGATGTCTTCCGCGAGCCTTTCTCACGGCTTGTATGGTGTGGGTATCGCTGCCGTGGGCATGCTCTCCACACTGGGCATCACCTTGGCGACCGACGCATACGGTCCTATTGCCGACAATGCCGGCGGTAATGCCGAAATGAGTGAGTTGGGTGAAGAAGTGCGCCACCGCACCGATGCGCTCGATGCCTTGGGTAACACGACCGCTGCCACGGGCAAGGGTTTTGCCATTGGTTCGGCTGCACTCACCGCACTGGCACTGCTTGCTTCCTACATTGAGGAAATCAAGATTGCCATGGAGCGCGCAGGCACCATGATGACCAACGTTGCCGGCGACACCATCAGTGCTGCTGAAGCGACTATCCCCGACTTCATGAACTTCTTCCAAGTGAACCTCATGAACCCGAAAGTGCTCGTCGGTGCCTTCATCGGTGCCATGGCTGCTTTCCTCTTCTGCGGTCTGACGATGGAGGCTGTGGGACGCGCCGCACAGAAAATGGTTGTCGAAGTGCGCCGTCAGTTCAAGGAGATTGCCGGAATCCTCGAAGGCAAGGCAACTCCCGACTACGGACGTTGCGTTGAAATCTCCACACGCGCTGCACAGCAGGAAATGATATTCCCATCCATCCTCGCCATCATCATTCCTATCATCGTTGGCTGCGTACTGGGTGTGGCTGGCGTTCTCGGTCTGCTGGTCGGCGGCTTGGCTGGCGGATTCACCCTCGCCGTATTCATGGCAAATGCTGGTGGTGCGTGGGATAATGCCAAGAAGAATATCGAAGAAGGCAACTTCGGAGGCAAAGGTTCGTTTGCCCATAAGGCAACGATTGTTGGCGACACAGTTGGCGACCCATTCAAAGACACCAGCGGTCCGTCGCTCAACATTCTCATCAAACTGATGTCAATGGTATCTATCGTCATGGCAGGACTGACCGTCGCATTCATGTAA
- the rlmD gene encoding 23S rRNA (uracil(1939)-C(5))-methyltransferase RlmD: MARKKKPLPIFENVTITDCAAEGKALARINDLVVFVPFVVPGDVVDLQVRRKKHSYCEAEVIRFIKYSDIRETPMCQHFGICGGCKWQNLPYEEQLKMKERQVRDQLTRIGKIELPEFRPILGSTKTKEYRNKLEFGCCNKRWMTREEIQDENLVITDKNAIGFHITGSFDKILPIEKCWLMDDFHNQVRNEIRDYALSTGMSFYDIREQHGLLRDIVFRNSNTGEWMVLIQFHYDSPEDEQLAKGLLEHISRKFPEITSLMYVDNQKCNDTFGDLDLQTYKGTDHIFETMEGLRFKVGPKSFYQTNTEQAYHLYSVAREFAFGAQPQTGDGEELPLVYDLYTGTGTIANFVARNARKVIGIEYVPEAIEDARINSQINGIDNTLFFAGDMKDILTDEFVATHGRPDIIITDPPRAGMHADVVQTILRTHPKRIVYVSCNPATQARDLALLDEDYRVAAVQPVDMFPHTPHVENVVLLEART, encoded by the coding sequence ATGGCAAGAAAGAAAAAGCCGCTTCCGATTTTCGAAAACGTGACCATCACCGATTGCGCAGCCGAGGGGAAAGCTCTCGCAAGAATCAACGACCTCGTTGTTTTCGTACCATTTGTCGTACCCGGCGATGTCGTTGACCTCCAGGTCAGAAGAAAAAAACACAGCTACTGCGAGGCTGAGGTCATCCGCTTCATCAAGTATAGTGACATCAGGGAAACTCCCATGTGCCAACATTTCGGCATCTGCGGAGGATGCAAATGGCAGAATCTTCCCTACGAAGAGCAGTTGAAAATGAAAGAACGGCAGGTCAGAGACCAACTGACACGCATCGGAAAGATTGAACTGCCCGAGTTCCGCCCCATTCTCGGTTCTACCAAGACCAAGGAATATCGCAACAAACTTGAGTTCGGATGCTGCAACAAGCGGTGGATGACACGTGAAGAGATACAAGACGAGAACTTGGTTATCACCGACAAGAACGCCATCGGATTCCACATTACAGGATCTTTCGACAAGATTCTCCCCATTGAGAAATGCTGGCTGATGGACGATTTCCACAATCAAGTGCGAAACGAAATCCGCGATTATGCACTCAGCACCGGCATGTCATTCTATGATATCAGAGAACAGCACGGACTCTTGCGGGATATCGTGTTCCGGAACTCTAACACAGGCGAATGGATGGTACTCATCCAGTTCCATTACGACAGCCCGGAAGACGAACAGCTTGCAAAAGGCTTACTGGAACATATCAGCCGTAAGTTCCCGGAAATCACGTCATTAATGTATGTTGACAATCAGAAATGCAACGACACTTTCGGCGATCTTGACCTGCAAACCTACAAAGGCACGGACCATATCTTCGAGACAATGGAAGGACTCCGGTTCAAGGTGGGTCCCAAAAGTTTCTATCAGACGAATACGGAACAGGCATACCATCTTTATTCCGTGGCAAGGGAGTTTGCGTTCGGTGCGCAACCGCAAACTGGCGACGGCGAAGAATTGCCCCTCGTCTATGACCTATACACCGGCACCGGAACCATTGCCAACTTCGTTGCCCGCAACGCCCGGAAGGTCATCGGCATCGAATATGTTCCCGAAGCGATTGAGGATGCGCGCATCAATTCTCAAATCAACGGCATCGACAATACGCTCTTCTTTGCGGGAGACATGAAAGATATTCTCACAGACGAGTTTGTTGCGACACACGGTCGTCCCGATATCATCATCACCGATCCTCCGCGTGCCGGAATGCATGCAGATGTTGTCCAGACTATTCTCCGCACGCATCCGAAGCGGATAGTATATGTCAGCTGCAACCCTGCCACACAAGCGCGCGACTTGGCATTGCTCGACGAGGACTATCGTGTGGCAGCCGTCCAGCCTGTAGATATGTTTCCACACACGCCGCACGTTGAGAACGTCGTACTTTTAGAAGCAAGAACATAA
- the ppdK gene encoding pyruvate, phosphate dikinase has translation MNEKRVYTFGNGKAEGNAKMREVLGGKGANLAEMNLIGVPVPPGFTITTDCCNEYYKVGQERIMELLQDEVNAAVKHIEELMNSKFGDVQNPLLVSVRSGARASMPGMMDTILNLGLNDEVAEGMVAKTQNPHFVYDSYRRFVQMYGDVVLEMKPVNKEDIDPFEEIIEQVKKESGVVLDKDLSVDDLKKLVKLFKTAIKERTGKDFPDNPIEQLWGAICAVFRSWMNERAILYRKMEGIPDEWGTAVSVMAMVFGNMGETSATGVCFSRDAANGENVFNGEYLVNAQGEDVVAGIRTPQQITKLGSQQWAERAGISEEERVAKFPSMEEAMPEIYAQLNELQDKLEHHYHDMQDMEFTVQEGKLWFLQTRNGKRTGAAMVKIAIDLLHEGMIDEKTAIMRCEPNKLDELLHPVFDKVALSQAKVIAQGLPASPGAGCGQIVFHADDAKAWHEDGHRVVLVRIETSPEDLAGMAAAEGILTARGGMTSHAAVVARGMGKCCVSGVGALNVDYKAKTVEIDGVVYKEGDYISINGTTGQVYAGEVPTKAAELSGDFKELMDLCDKYTKLSVRTNADTPHDARVAREFGAKGIGLTRTEHMFFEDKKIVAMREMILSDTVEGREKALAKLLPYQKADFKGILEAMDGLPVNIRLLDPPLHEFVPHDAAGQETMANEMGVSVETIRRRVESLSENNPMLGHRGCRLGITFPEITAMQTRAILSAACELKKEGKNPMPEIMVPLIGILHELKQQKEIIKKVAAEVFEEYGVEVEFEIGTMIEIPRAALTADRIATEAEYFSFGTNDLTQMTFGYSRDDIASFLPVYLDKKILKVDPFQVLDQKGVGQLVKMAVEKGRAVRPTLRTGICGEHGGEPSSVKFCAKIGLDYASCSPFRVPIARLAAAQAAVEE, from the coding sequence ATGAACGAAAAAAGAGTTTATACCTTTGGTAACGGAAAAGCCGAAGGTAATGCGAAAATGCGTGAGGTACTCGGTGGAAAAGGTGCTAACCTTGCCGAAATGAACCTTATCGGTGTACCGGTTCCTCCAGGTTTTACAATCACGACAGACTGTTGTAATGAGTATTACAAAGTAGGGCAGGAGCGTATCATGGAACTTCTTCAGGACGAAGTAAATGCTGCTGTAAAGCACATTGAAGAACTGATGAATTCGAAGTTCGGAGACGTTCAGAACCCGCTTCTCGTTTCTGTACGTTCAGGTGCTCGCGCTTCTATGCCGGGTATGATGGACACCATTCTTAACCTGGGTCTTAATGATGAGGTTGCTGAAGGAATGGTTGCAAAGACACAGAATCCTCATTTCGTTTATGACTCCTATCGCCGTTTCGTACAGATGTATGGTGATGTGGTGCTCGAAATGAAGCCAGTTAATAAAGAAGATATCGACCCGTTCGAGGAAATTATCGAGCAGGTGAAGAAAGAGAGTGGCGTCGTTCTCGACAAAGACCTCTCTGTAGATGACCTGAAGAAACTCGTCAAACTCTTTAAGACCGCAATCAAGGAACGTACTGGAAAAGACTTCCCCGACAACCCGATTGAACAGCTCTGGGGAGCAATCTGTGCCGTATTCCGCAGCTGGATGAACGAACGCGCTATTCTCTATCGTAAGATGGAAGGTATTCCTGATGAGTGGGGTACAGCAGTTTCAGTCATGGCGATGGTATTCGGTAACATGGGCGAAACCAGTGCTACGGGTGTTTGCTTCAGCCGCGACGCCGCTAATGGCGAAAACGTGTTCAATGGAGAGTATCTCGTAAATGCACAGGGTGAGGACGTTGTTGCAGGTATCCGCACACCGCAGCAGATTACAAAACTCGGCTCACAGCAATGGGCAGAGCGTGCAGGTATCTCAGAAGAAGAGCGCGTGGCAAAATTCCCGTCAATGGAAGAGGCTATGCCTGAGATTTATGCACAGCTGAACGAGCTGCAGGACAAACTGGAGCACCACTATCACGATATGCAGGATATGGAGTTCACCGTACAGGAAGGCAAACTCTGGTTCCTCCAGACACGTAATGGCAAGCGCACAGGTGCTGCTATGGTGAAAATCGCAATCGACCTGCTCCATGAAGGTATGATTGATGAGAAGACAGCTATCATGCGTTGTGAGCCTAACAAGCTCGATGAGTTGTTGCACCCTGTATTTGACAAGGTGGCACTCTCTCAGGCTAAAGTGATTGCACAAGGTCTACCCGCTTCTCCGGGTGCCGGATGTGGTCAGATTGTCTTCCATGCTGACGATGCAAAGGCTTGGCATGAAGATGGTCACAGAGTGGTTCTCGTTCGTATCGAGACTTCACCCGAAGACCTCGCAGGTATGGCAGCAGCAGAAGGAATCCTTACTGCACGTGGCGGTATGACCTCACACGCAGCCGTTGTTGCACGTGGTATGGGTAAGTGCTGCGTATCGGGTGTAGGTGCACTTAACGTAGATTATAAAGCAAAGACCGTTGAAATCGACGGTGTTGTATATAAAGAAGGTGACTATATTTCTATCAACGGTACGACAGGACAGGTATATGCAGGTGAAGTTCCTACCAAAGCTGCCGAACTTTCCGGCGACTTCAAAGAACTGATGGATCTCTGCGACAAATATACGAAACTGTCTGTACGTACCAATGCCGATACTCCGCATGATGCACGCGTCGCTCGTGAGTTCGGAGCAAAAGGTATCGGTCTGACACGTACAGAGCACATGTTCTTCGAGGACAAGAAGATTGTTGCTATGCGTGAGATGATTCTCTCCGATACAGTAGAAGGTCGTGAGAAGGCCCTTGCAAAACTGCTTCCTTATCAGAAAGCTGACTTCAAGGGAATCCTCGAGGCAATGGACGGACTGCCAGTTAACATCCGTCTGCTCGACCCGCCACTCCATGAGTTCGTTCCGCACGATGCAGCAGGTCAGGAAACAATGGCTAACGAAATGGGTGTAAGCGTGGAAACAATCCGTCGCCGCGTAGAGAGTCTCTCTGAAAACAACCCGATGCTCGGTCACCGCGGTTGCCGTCTGGGTATCACATTCCCGGAAATTACAGCTATGCAGACTCGCGCCATCCTCAGTGCAGCATGCGAACTGAAGAAAGAAGGTAAGAACCCGATGCCGGAAATCATGGTTCCGCTCATTGGTATCCTTCACGAGTTGAAACAGCAGAAGGAAATTATCAAGAAAGTTGCTGCTGAAGTGTTTGAAGAATATGGCGTTGAGGTGGAATTTGAAATCGGTACGATGATCGAAATCCCACGTGCAGCCCTGACAGCTGACCGTATCGCTACCGAAGCAGAATACTTCTCATTCGGAACCAACGACTTGACACAGATGACCTTCGGTTACAGCCGCGACGACATAGCATCGTTCCTGCCTGTATATCTTGACAAGAAGATTCTCAAGGTTGACCCATTCCAGGTTCTCGACCAGAAGGGTGTTGGTCAGCTCGTGAAGATGGCTGTTGAGAAGGGACGCGCCGTTCGCCCAACGCTCCGCACAGGTATCTGCGGTGAGCATGGTGGTGAGCCTTCTTCAGTGAAGTTCTGCGCTAAGATAGGACTTGACTATGCAAGCTGTTCACCGTTCCGCGTGCCTATCGCACGTTTGGCAGCCGCGCAGGCAGCCGTGGAGGAGTAA
- a CDS encoding carboxypeptidase-like regulatory domain-containing protein: MKKTIFFAMLIAIMTIASPVSAQTIVKGHVVNEQGETVEYVSIGFEEGDSEDQSSNVGTISDAKGNFELEIPANRKNDLVFTHVSFQKAIVPYETYANGQQLTVTMKDKMVELAEVVVGKKNKPQKIAGKAISGPVASFRGKGKVDGTEWGPVFKSKKDYVISDILLTIKGISYQWCVLSFNIYEIQGNKFVNILNKPIYHRIEKRNGKQRLDIQPEETIVLRGKRKYYISVMVVDSDRYGILDMQSQFKTSYARSITKGKKRKLPIGPAIQVKGYEIEQ, from the coding sequence ATGAAAAAGACCATTTTTTTTGCGATGCTAATTGCAATTATGACAATAGCATCGCCAGTATCGGCACAAACCATTGTCAAGGGACATGTGGTTAATGAACAAGGTGAAACGGTTGAATACGTTAGTATCGGTTTCGAGGAAGGTGATAGTGAGGACCAATCGTCCAACGTTGGCACTATATCGGATGCTAAAGGCAACTTTGAGTTAGAGATACCTGCCAATCGCAAGAACGACTTGGTGTTTACCCACGTGTCATTCCAAAAGGCCATTGTTCCCTACGAAACATATGCCAACGGACAGCAACTGACAGTCACGATGAAGGACAAAATGGTCGAGCTGGCCGAAGTCGTTGTAGGCAAGAAAAACAAGCCACAGAAAATTGCAGGTAAAGCTATCAGTGGGCCGGTGGCATCATTCCGTGGAAAGGGCAAGGTTGATGGCACAGAATGGGGGCCTGTGTTCAAAAGCAAGAAGGATTACGTCATCAGCGACATCCTGCTGACCATTAAAGGCATCTCATACCAATGGTGCGTGCTTAGTTTCAATATCTACGAGATACAGGGCAACAAGTTTGTGAACATCCTCAATAAGCCAATCTACCACAGGATCGAGAAAAGAAACGGCAAGCAGCGACTCGACATCCAACCAGAAGAAACCATCGTGCTGAGAGGAAAAAGGAAATACTACATTAGCGTAATGGTAGTTGACAGCGATCGCTATGGTATTCTTGATATGCAGTCACAATTCAAAACCAGTTATGCTCGTAGTATCACCAAAGGTAAGAAGCGAAAACTGCCCATCGGGCCAGCAATTCAGGTGAAAGGGTATGAAATTGAACAATAA
- a CDS encoding ATP-binding protein, whose product MAERLFKRKIYAELLNWKQESDGKSALLVEGARRVGKSTIVETFAKNEYESYLLIDFNKASKAIKDLFNDLMDLDYLFLYLQTTYHVTLVKRKSVIIFDEVQKCPMARQAIKYLVDDGRYDYIETGSLISIKKNTEGITIPSEEDRIQMNPMDFEEFRWALGDVATMPLLQKFWEQKHPLGPAHREMARNLRLYMLVGGMPQAVNAYLDTNNFSKVDIAKRRILKLYEDDFLKIDPSGRASVMFRSIPGQLSRNAIRYVPYSAVGKVDDDKMTELLKDLEDSKTVNMCYHVDDPQVGMGLTKNIDQFKMFVCDTGLFITLAFWDKKFTENIIYEKLLSDKLPANLGYVYENLVAQMLVASGNELYYHTWPRDEKHYYEIDFLLSRGAKICPVEVKSSNYKSHASLDEFCRIHSSRILWRYLIYTKDYAKDSETFLIPPYMVPFI is encoded by the coding sequence ATGGCAGAGAGATTATTTAAAAGAAAAATATATGCAGAGCTTCTGAACTGGAAACAGGAATCAGATGGCAAGAGTGCGCTGTTAGTAGAAGGGGCCAGACGTGTTGGTAAATCTACGATAGTAGAGACTTTCGCCAAAAACGAATATGAGTCATATCTGCTCATAGATTTCAATAAGGCTTCCAAGGCAATTAAGGACTTGTTCAATGACTTGATGGACTTGGACTACTTGTTCCTATATCTTCAGACAACCTACCATGTGACACTTGTGAAGAGGAAGTCTGTCATCATCTTTGACGAGGTACAAAAATGTCCCATGGCTCGTCAGGCTATCAAGTATCTTGTTGATGATGGTAGGTATGACTATATTGAAACTGGGTCACTGATTAGCATTAAAAAGAATACTGAGGGTATAACGATTCCCAGTGAGGAGGACAGAATACAGATGAACCCGATGGATTTTGAAGAATTCCGTTGGGCTTTGGGTGATGTAGCGACAATGCCGCTTTTACAGAAGTTTTGGGAACAGAAACATCCACTTGGCCCTGCTCATCGGGAAATGGCACGTAATTTGCGTCTGTATATGCTTGTCGGTGGGATGCCTCAGGCTGTCAATGCCTATCTTGATACAAATAATTTCAGCAAGGTTGACATTGCCAAACGTCGGATATTAAAACTGTATGAAGATGATTTCCTGAAGATTGACCCGTCAGGAAGAGCATCTGTCATGTTCCGTTCCATACCTGGTCAATTGAGCCGGAACGCAATCCGATATGTACCATATTCAGCTGTAGGAAAGGTGGATGATGATAAAATGACCGAATTACTGAAAGATCTCGAAGACAGTAAGACGGTAAACATGTGTTATCATGTTGACGATCCTCAAGTGGGTATGGGGCTGACTAAGAACATAGACCAGTTTAAGATGTTCGTATGCGATACAGGTCTGTTTATAACACTTGCTTTCTGGGATAAAAAATTCACAGAGAATATTATTTACGAGAAACTTTTATCAGATAAGTTGCCAGCAAACCTCGGATATGTATACGAAAATTTAGTGGCTCAAATGCTGGTTGCATCTGGAAATGAACTCTATTATCATACTTGGCCCCGAGATGAAAAGCATTACTATGAGATTGATTTCTTATTATCAAGAGGAGCCAAGATATGTCCAGTGGAAGTAAAATCTTCAAACTATAAGTCTCATGCCTCACTGGATGAGTTTTGCCGCATCCACTCCTCCCGAATACTGTGGCGTTACCTGATATACACCAAAGATTACGCTAAAGACAGCGAGACATTTTTAATTCCACCATACATGGTGCCGTTTATCTAA
- a CDS encoding helix-turn-helix transcriptional regulator codes for MIVVNLDVMMAKRKISLNELSERVGITITNLSKLKTGKAKAIRFTTLEAICKALDCTPADILDYSSEE; via the coding sequence ATGATAGTCGTAAACTTAGACGTGATGATGGCCAAAAGAAAAATCTCGCTTAATGAATTATCTGAGCGGGTTGGCATCACTATCACAAACCTTTCGAAACTTAAAACGGGTAAGGCTAAGGCTATACGTTTTACAACACTTGAAGCCATTTGCAAGGCATTGGATTGTACACCGGCAGATATATTGGACTATAGCAGCGAAGAATAA